Proteins from a genomic interval of Desulfobacterales bacterium:
- a CDS encoding DUF4124 domain-containing protein: MKIIKYMILIIFLLFSFNASAEFYKYEDENGNVRFTDDINEVPEAQRNKIRSYVESQSKEVPEQKEALENQAEPEEVEPAEQQANFPNLSEDEPENLDDVKARLEQMKTEIDQEYETLKEEQAKLEKEKEKAKTREEIIEYNKKTEALNARVKAYVEKGKAYETGVDEYNQRIMEINQKKEE; the protein is encoded by the coding sequence ATGAAAATCATCAAATATATGATATTAATAATTTTTTTACTGTTTTCGTTCAATGCCTCCGCTGAATTTTACAAATATGAAGACGAAAATGGCAATGTCCGCTTTACCGATGATATTAATGAGGTTCCTGAAGCGCAACGTAACAAAATTCGCAGTTATGTAGAATCACAGAGCAAAGAAGTTCCTGAGCAAAAAGAAGCTCTGGAAAATCAGGCTGAACCCGAAGAAGTCGAACCTGCCGAGCAGCAAGCCAATTTCCCGAATTTATCTGAGGATGAACCTGAAAACCTCGATGATGTCAAAGCCCGACTGGAGCAGATGAAAACTGAAATCGATCAAGAATACGAGACTTTAAAAGAAGAGCAGGCAAAGCTTGAAAAAGAAAAAGAAAAGGCCAAAACCCGCGAAGAAATTATTGAATATAACAAAAAAACCGAGGCGCTGAATGCGCGTGTTAAAGCCTATGTTGAAAAAGGCAAGGCCTACGAAACCGGGGTTGATGAATACAATCAGCGCATCATGGAAATAAATCAGAAAAAAGAAGAATAA
- a CDS encoding antibiotic biosynthesis monooxygenase — translation MAVKIFIKRNIPEDQTNVLLPLFRRLRNLATNQFGYISGETLRSLDNPEEFLVISTWQSIDNWREYVVSRERIEIQSEIDARVGEASVYEIYQYG, via the coding sequence ATGGCCGTTAAAATATTCATCAAACGTAACATTCCTGAAGACCAGACAAATGTTTTGTTGCCTCTTTTCAGGCGCTTACGAAATTTGGCGACCAACCAATTTGGGTATATATCCGGCGAAACCTTAAGGAGCTTGGATAATCCCGAAGAATTTCTGGTCATCAGCACATGGCAATCAATTGATAACTGGCGGGAATATGTGGTCTCCCGTGAGAGAATCGAAATCCAAAGTGAAATCGATGCCAGGGTTGGAGAGGCGTCGGTTTACGAGATTTACCAATATGGATAG
- a CDS encoding class II fructose-bisphosphate aldolase: MTSQTFDEALKVGRPPNIERLFPNSKALIISGKFIDKAMLAKGKAIAMAANGRNSFVIRGALQAAQKANAALIIEIAKSEGGAAAYCAVNYWNIARIVDAACNELAIRIPVAIHADHYGIKNDEDIAAAKIEIPTLFEAGITSIAIDASHMADDKNLLASIALNQYVPVWAGLETEVGEIKGKEGLSTVEEALFLIQGLNAHDIFPDWIALNNGTTHGIEASGQGIQVELTARIHQALSAYRISGAQHGTSGNNSDRLRQIANSTQTTKANVATALQMISWGLEVNDYGNAILDDEGNFKKVTDAGVTESMWSEMQAYAEAQGYKGGNFKKLNLPFENRLLSQPQAVRERMIKRVEDFAYHMIVDVFNAENTASLAIEAVLDTGSYTSAPKVQRIEDPQQWTPELITERAAKIDSDKGPSGDFDD; this comes from the coding sequence ATGACGTCGCAAACGTTTGATGAGGCGCTTAAGGTGGGTCGGCCGCCGAATATTGAAAGGCTTTTCCCAAATTCAAAGGCTTTGATAATCAGCGGAAAATTTATCGACAAAGCCATGCTGGCCAAAGGTAAAGCCATTGCCATGGCAGCCAATGGCAGAAACAGCTTTGTGATCCGCGGCGCCCTGCAAGCTGCCCAGAAAGCCAATGCAGCCCTGATTATCGAAATTGCCAAATCTGAAGGTGGAGCCGCTGCCTATTGCGCTGTTAATTATTGGAATATAGCACGAATTGTAGATGCCGCCTGCAATGAGTTGGCAATTCGAATACCGGTAGCTATCCATGCGGATCATTATGGCATAAAAAACGACGAAGACATCGCTGCAGCCAAAATAGAGATCCCCACCCTTTTCGAAGCCGGCATTACCTCGATTGCCATCGATGCTTCCCATATGGCGGATGATAAAAATCTATTGGCCAGCATCGCGCTCAATCAGTATGTTCCTGTGTGGGCCGGCCTCGAAACCGAAGTTGGTGAAATAAAAGGCAAAGAAGGCCTTTCTACCGTCGAGGAAGCCTTATTTTTGATCCAAGGGTTAAACGCCCATGACATCTTTCCCGACTGGATCGCTCTAAACAACGGCACGACCCATGGCATCGAAGCCAGCGGCCAGGGCATACAGGTGGAGTTAACCGCACGCATTCATCAAGCATTAAGCGCCTATCGTATTTCCGGGGCACAACACGGAACCTCGGGCAATAATTCAGATAGATTGCGACAAATTGCAAACAGCACACAAACCACAAAGGCCAACGTGGCAACTGCCCTGCAGATGATATCCTGGGGTCTGGAGGTCAATGATTATGGCAATGCCATCCTGGATGACGAGGGCAATTTTAAGAAAGTAACAGACGCCGGGGTGACCGAATCAATGTGGTCTGAAATGCAGGCCTACGCCGAGGCTCAGGGATACAAAGGCGGCAATTTTAAGAAACTAAATCTGCCTTTTGAAAATAGGCTGCTCAGCCAGCCACAGGCCGTGCGTGAACGCATGATAAAGAGAGTCGAGGATTTTGCCTACCATATGATCGTCGATGTCTTCAACGCCGAAAATACAGCATCACTAGCCATTGAGGCGGTGCTAGATACCGGGTCTTACACCAGTGCCCCGAAGGTGCAACGTATTGAAGATCCCCAGCAATGGACGCCCGAGTTGATCACAGAAAGGGCGGCTAAAATTGACAGCGATAAAGGCCCGTCCGGCGATTTTGATGACTAG
- the hisF gene encoding imidazole glycerol phosphate synthase subunit HisF, with the protein MLSKRIIPCLDVREGKTTKGIKFKDNVDIGDPVDMARLYYEAGADEIVFYDITASYEKRNIMLDVVRQVAETIFIPFSVGGGIRTVSDMRNVLLAGAEKVSVNSAAVKNPDIIAQGAKAFGNQCIVLGMDAKYVGASKETPSGYEIYINGGRTPMKLDALNWAIEAQKLGAGEICLNSIDADGTKAGYELNLTQLISDKVNIPVIASGGAGTPEHLRDVLTLARADAALIASMVHYGTYTIKEIKSFLINSGVKIRKTW; encoded by the coding sequence GTGCTAAGTAAGCGAATCATACCGTGCTTGGACGTCCGGGAAGGCAAAACCACCAAGGGCATCAAGTTTAAAGATAATGTCGATATAGGCGATCCGGTTGATATGGCCCGACTCTATTATGAAGCCGGCGCCGATGAGATCGTCTTCTATGATATCACGGCATCATACGAAAAACGCAATATTATGCTGGACGTGGTCCGCCAGGTGGCCGAGACCATATTTATCCCTTTCTCTGTGGGCGGCGGCATTCGAACCGTGTCGGATATGCGCAATGTCCTTTTGGCAGGTGCCGAAAAAGTTAGCGTCAACAGTGCGGCTGTCAAAAATCCGGATATTATTGCCCAAGGGGCCAAAGCATTCGGCAACCAATGCATTGTTCTCGGTATGGATGCAAAATATGTTGGGGCGAGCAAAGAAACACCCTCGGGCTATGAAATCTATATCAATGGCGGCAGAACACCCATGAAATTGGATGCGTTAAACTGGGCAATTGAGGCCCAAAAGCTCGGGGCAGGGGAGATCTGCCTCAATTCAATTGATGCCGACGGCACCAAGGCTGGTTACGAACTCAATTTGACCCAACTGATTTCTGATAAGGTAAATATCCCGGTCATCGCCTCCGGGGGCGCCGGCACACCGGAACACTTGCGGGATGTCCTTACCCTTGCAAGGGCCGATGCTGCCCTGATTGCTTCTATGGTCCACTATGGAACTTATACGATTAAAGAAATTAAGTCTTTTTTGATAAACAGCGGCGTGAAGATTCGCAAGACCTGGTAG
- the hisH gene encoding imidazole glycerol phosphate synthase subunit HisH: MIAIIDYDAGNLASVQRAVSHLGVDCVITKEEAEIKAAERIIFPGVGAAGAAMQSLQNYSLDRVIKEELANGKPVLGICIGSQIILTHSEENDTPCLGIIDGTVRSFAPDVRTADGQKLKIPHMGWNGLDIKQPHPLLSGVSADDEFYFVHSYYPQPQNPDCVYAVTEYGVSFASIIGLNNLFATQFHLEKSGPAGLKILDNFCTWKP; encoded by the coding sequence ATGATTGCCATTATAGATTATGATGCCGGTAATTTGGCCAGTGTGCAGCGCGCAGTTTCACACCTCGGCGTTGACTGTGTCATTACCAAAGAAGAGGCAGAGATTAAAGCTGCCGAGCGGATCATTTTTCCGGGAGTTGGTGCTGCTGGTGCCGCCATGCAAAGTTTGCAAAATTATAGCCTGGATCGTGTCATCAAAGAAGAACTGGCTAACGGAAAACCGGTGCTGGGTATTTGTATTGGTTCGCAGATTATTTTAACCCACAGCGAAGAAAATGACACGCCTTGTCTGGGAATCATTGATGGGACGGTGCGCAGCTTTGCGCCTGATGTTCGAACGGCGGATGGTCAAAAGCTGAAAATCCCGCACATGGGATGGAACGGACTGGATATTAAACAGCCCCATCCGCTGTTATCCGGTGTCAGCGCTGATGATGAATTTTATTTTGTGCACAGTTATTACCCACAGCCGCAGAATCCGGACTGCGTGTACGCCGTGACCGAATATGGGGTTTCCTTTGCCTCTATTATTGGGCTGAACAATTTATTTGCGACCCAATTTCATCTTGAAAAAAGCGGCCCAGCGGGGCTGAAGATTTTGGATAACTTCTGTACGTGGAAACCATAA
- the mazG gene encoding nucleoside triphosphate pyrophosphohydrolase, which produces MENSKIKSAKDSVNALVALVESLRAEDGCPWDRKQTPKSMLVYLIEEIYELADAIESDDAAAVREELGDVLFHIVFVTRLYQEKNDFTIDDVARDITAKMIRRHPHVFGAAKVENTEQIRQNWYAIKQNEKKQSLKSAIVDSVPRNMPALMRAYQIGQRAARQGFYHTNRDHLMSELESGFNQLRQAIEINDTNRLAEVIGSYLLSLVNLARLLNIHPETALSAAVKTFEKHLQEMIEADSRT; this is translated from the coding sequence GTGGAAAATTCAAAAATAAAATCAGCCAAGGATTCGGTCAATGCTCTGGTTGCCCTGGTCGAATCTTTGCGGGCTGAGGACGGATGTCCTTGGGATCGAAAACAGACGCCCAAAAGCATGCTCGTTTATCTAATAGAAGAGATCTACGAACTTGCAGACGCCATCGAGTCCGATGATGCAGCAGCGGTCAGAGAGGAGCTGGGGGATGTGTTATTTCATATTGTCTTTGTAACGCGTTTGTATCAGGAAAAGAATGACTTTACTATTGATGACGTTGCCCGTGATATTACCGCTAAAATGATCAGGCGCCACCCCCATGTTTTCGGCGCCGCTAAAGTTGAGAATACCGAACAAATCCGGCAAAATTGGTATGCCATAAAACAAAACGAAAAAAAACAGTCCCTAAAATCGGCTATTGTCGATTCGGTCCCTAGAAACATGCCAGCATTGATGCGTGCCTACCAAATCGGCCAGCGAGCGGCCCGCCAAGGTTTTTATCACACGAATCGTGATCATCTCATGAGCGAGCTGGAATCGGGCTTCAATCAATTAAGACAGGCCATTGAAATCAACGATACAAACCGCCTTGCAGAAGTTATCGGAAGCTATTTGTTGTCGCTGGTGAATTTGGCGCGTCTTTTAAATATTCACCCTGAAACTGCCCTGTCCGCAGCAGTAAAGACGTTTGAAAAACACTTGCAAGAAATGATTGAGGCGGATTCAAGGACTTAA
- a CDS encoding CvpA family protein, with product MSPFDVFIILIMGYSIVRGLFRGLVKEVSSIIGVLGGFYAAYSYFPMVAKLLSGIIQEESYLNILSFMIIFCGILLLISILGVVIKYLLNIAFLGWIDRICGVGFGLIKGVLIITVIFIILTTFLSKGTPLIKKSILAPHVIWISEQMVGLVSDDMKNDFFAKLDEFKKAWKIQK from the coding sequence ATGAGTCCTTTTGATGTATTCATAATACTTATAATGGGTTATAGTATTGTTCGCGGCCTGTTTAGGGGCCTGGTCAAAGAAGTGTCCTCCATTATCGGCGTTCTGGGCGGGTTTTATGCCGCATATTCCTATTTTCCGATGGTGGCCAAATTGCTCTCCGGTATCATTCAAGAGGAATCATATCTTAACATATTGAGTTTTATGATTATTTTTTGCGGAATCCTTTTGCTTATCAGCATCCTGGGGGTTGTCATCAAGTATCTGTTGAATATTGCCTTTTTAGGGTGGATCGATCGTATCTGTGGTGTCGGGTTTGGGTTAATCAAGGGTGTTTTAATTATAACGGTTATATTTATCATTCTCACCACTTTTCTCTCCAAAGGCACACCGTTAATCAAAAAATCGATCCTTGCGCCGCATGTCATCTGGATATCCGAGCAGATGGTGGGTCTTGTTTCCGATGATATGAAGAACGATTTTTTTGCTAAACTCGACGAATTTAAAAAAGCGTGGAAAATTCAAAAATAA
- a CDS encoding PhoH family protein, with product MNSLSENKQTTVDFSDNHLAQQLFGEHNHHLKRIAKATDTAVNARGNTVFIQGEAIAARLAQNVLEQLYEILKEGYPIHANDIDYAVRVLSGNDRADLKKIFLDTVFITSKKATISPKSPAQKDYIDAMRKYDIVFGIGPAGTGKTYLAMAMAVSALTKGIVDRIILTRPAVEAGEELGFLPGDLAEKVDPYLRPLYDALHDMIRFEKVAHLMQKGAIEVAPIAFMRGRTLNDSFIILDEAQNTTPEQMKMFLTRIGFNSKAVITGDITQIDLPAQRTSGLIQAKNILQGIEGLKFVFFSKLDVVRHRLVQDIINAYEQLDADKENENAANDINQNSR from the coding sequence ATGAATTCACTTTCAGAAAACAAACAAACAACCGTCGATTTTTCCGATAACCATCTGGCCCAGCAACTGTTTGGCGAGCACAACCACCATCTAAAACGGATTGCTAAGGCAACCGATACGGCTGTGAATGCCAGAGGCAACACGGTATTCATTCAAGGCGAGGCCATCGCTGCGCGTCTGGCCCAAAATGTCCTTGAGCAGCTTTACGAAATATTAAAAGAAGGCTATCCCATTCATGCCAATGATATTGATTACGCTGTCAGGGTGCTCAGCGGTAATGACCGCGCCGATCTGAAAAAAATATTCTTGGATACTGTTTTCATAACGTCCAAAAAAGCGACGATCAGCCCTAAAAGTCCTGCTCAGAAAGATTATATTGATGCCATGCGAAAATATGATATTGTTTTCGGCATCGGTCCGGCCGGCACGGGGAAAACCTATCTGGCGATGGCGATGGCGGTTTCAGCCCTCACAAAGGGTATTGTTGATCGGATCATTTTAACGCGGCCGGCAGTAGAAGCCGGCGAGGAATTAGGCTTTTTACCGGGCGATCTTGCCGAGAAAGTAGATCCCTATCTGAGGCCCTTGTATGACGCCCTGCATGATATGATACGTTTTGAGAAAGTCGCCCATTTAATGCAAAAAGGTGCCATCGAAGTAGCGCCGATTGCCTTCATGCGGGGGCGTACGTTAAATGATTCCTTTATTATTCTCGATGAAGCCCAGAACACAACCCCGGAACAGATGAAAATGTTTTTAACCCGTATCGGCTTTAATTCAAAAGCGGTTATAACCGGAGACATTACCCAGATTGATCTGCCGGCCCAAAGAACATCAGGCTTGATTCAGGCCAAAAATATATTGCAAGGTATCGAAGGCCTCAAATTTGTTTTCTTTTCAAAACTCGATGTTGTCCGGCACAGACTTGTCCAGGACATCATCAATGCTTACGAGCAGCTTGATGCCGATAAAGAAAACGAAAATGCCGCTAACGATATAAACCAAAATTCGCGCTGA
- a CDS encoding HDIG domain-containing protein produces the protein MNFDKSKESINKLLDNNTRIRWGVMVLFVILFIIILYPSLVITEHRYKLGDVVERDIKASRDFFIEDQAATEKNRQQSMAEVLTVYDFDANMAKSLMRNVVQAFDDLRAVIESAQSNQLQELGNESKADQILVGDTKPSTQVLIWEKQAHFEETIGIRVSKGAYQALANEAFSSDVADLIVKILNAILSTGVVTNKEILLKEQDKGIILRDVATKNEKFVANLNQFYGLNQAKAMVRSISQPYLQDLDYTLKNLVVDFVQELIQPNITLNRSETQERQNKIAGEIKPVLYKIKAGEMVLREGSLVSEFDLRKLEALQAQTQKEQILLSSLGAALLLMCLLMTTYILHLNQQGLMVNYHNKNLLLLASLALTFFFISEVSVSLSELLTQNSPVSIPRSSTYFGIPLTSTAMIICLFLGLSVAVPMALVMAVGFGLIFQNSFEMFLYFLVSGTMAAYWLRSCRERKVFIIAGAKLGLLNIVLATAIHFYTGELSTAKLIWDWVFAFLGGISAGIVTAGIVPLVEIAFDYTTDITLLELAHLDRPIMRRLMIEAPGTYHHSVIVGSLVEAAATEIGANPMLAKVCGYYHDIGKIRKPLYFIENQTEGKNRHDKLAPSMSGLILIAHIKDGVEIAKENKLGQLISDTIRQHHGTSIIKFFYEKAKQKKGAAAVNIDDYRYPGPKPQTKEAGLVMLADVVEAATRALDNPTPSRIQGLVQKLINQVFSDGQLDDCELTLKDLHNIAKSFNKILYGIHHHRIEYSEGRAAGNGNEKGKSKNGSSDRKQARQTQDLKEDDSANSKGHLKRLGLS, from the coding sequence ATGAATTTCGACAAAAGCAAAGAATCGATCAATAAACTTCTGGACAACAACACCCGAATCCGTTGGGGAGTTATGGTGTTGTTTGTGATTCTATTTATTATCATCTTATATCCAAGCCTCGTCATCACAGAACACCGTTATAAGTTGGGAGATGTGGTTGAACGGGATATCAAGGCATCCCGTGATTTTTTTATTGAAGACCAAGCTGCCACTGAAAAAAACCGTCAGCAGTCCATGGCCGAGGTATTGACCGTTTATGATTTTGACGCCAATATGGCCAAAAGCCTGATGCGCAATGTAGTGCAGGCATTTGATGATTTGAGAGCCGTCATCGAATCCGCCCAAAGCAACCAGCTCCAGGAATTGGGGAACGAATCCAAAGCAGACCAAATCCTGGTGGGTGACACCAAGCCCTCAACGCAGGTATTGATCTGGGAAAAACAGGCCCATTTTGAAGAAACCATCGGTATCCGCGTTAGCAAAGGGGCTTACCAGGCCCTTGCCAATGAGGCCTTTTCCAGCGATGTTGCCGACCTTATCGTAAAAATACTAAATGCCATTTTATCTACGGGCGTTGTTACCAACAAAGAAATTTTGCTAAAGGAACAGGACAAAGGCATTATCCTAAGAGATGTCGCCACAAAAAATGAGAAATTTGTGGCCAATCTAAACCAATTCTACGGCCTCAACCAAGCCAAGGCCATGGTGCGAAGCATCAGTCAGCCCTACCTTCAGGATCTGGACTATACCTTGAAAAACTTGGTCGTTGACTTTGTTCAAGAACTGATTCAACCAAACATCACCCTTAACCGCAGTGAGACCCAGGAACGGCAAAATAAAATAGCGGGCGAAATCAAGCCGGTGCTATATAAAATCAAGGCCGGCGAAATGGTGCTCAGAGAAGGCTCACTGGTGTCTGAATTTGATTTGCGAAAACTTGAAGCATTACAGGCGCAGACCCAGAAGGAACAAATTCTGCTCAGCAGCCTTGGGGCGGCCCTGTTGCTGATGTGTCTTCTGATGACCACCTACATTTTGCATTTAAATCAGCAGGGGTTGATGGTCAACTATCATAATAAAAATTTGCTACTGCTCGCGAGTCTGGCCCTGACCTTTTTTTTCATCTCGGAGGTTTCCGTCTCCTTATCTGAACTGCTAACCCAGAATTCACCTGTCTCCATCCCCCGTTCGTCGACCTATTTTGGTATTCCGCTAACGTCAACCGCCATGATCATCTGCCTGTTTCTAGGGTTGTCCGTAGCGGTCCCCATGGCCCTGGTAATGGCAGTTGGCTTTGGTCTAATTTTTCAGAATAGTTTTGAAATGTTTCTGTATTTTTTGGTCAGCGGTACGATGGCCGCTTACTGGCTGCGAAGCTGCCGTGAAAGAAAAGTGTTTATCATCGCCGGTGCTAAGCTCGGTTTGCTAAACATTGTGCTGGCAACTGCCATCCACTTCTATACCGGAGAATTGTCGACGGCCAAATTGATTTGGGATTGGGTGTTCGCTTTTTTAGGGGGTATCAGCGCCGGTATTGTGACGGCCGGCATTGTCCCATTGGTTGAAATTGCATTCGATTATACGACTGATATTACGCTGCTAGAGCTTGCACATCTGGACCGGCCAATAATGCGCCGCTTGATGATCGAAGCGCCTGGCACATATCACCACTCGGTTATTGTCGGTTCACTGGTGGAAGCTGCTGCTACAGAGATCGGCGCCAACCCAATGTTGGCAAAGGTCTGCGGCTATTATCATGACATCGGTAAAATCAGAAAACCGCTTTACTTTATTGAAAACCAGACCGAAGGAAAAAACCGACACGATAAACTGGCACCGTCCATGTCGGGTCTGATCCTGATTGCCCATATTAAGGACGGCGTTGAAATTGCCAAGGAAAATAAACTGGGGCAATTGATCAGCGATACCATTCGACAACACCATGGCACCAGCATCATTAAATTTTTCTATGAAAAGGCCAAACAGAAAAAGGGTGCCGCGGCTGTCAATATTGATGATTACCGGTATCCGGGCCCCAAGCCACAAACCAAAGAGGCCGGCCTTGTCATGCTGGCGGACGTGGTTGAAGCGGCCACGCGTGCCCTGGACAACCCCACTCCGTCAAGAATTCAGGGGCTGGTTCAAAAATTGATCAACCAGGTTTTCTCAGACGGCCAACTGGATGACTGCGAATTAACCCTCAAAGACCTGCATAATATTGCAAAAAGCTTTAACAAGATATTATACGGCATCCATCATCACCGCATCGAATACAGCGAAGGCCGCGCAGCCGGCAACGGTAATGAAAAAGGGAAATCGAAGAATGGAAGTTCAGATCGAAAACAGGCAAGGCAAACACAGGATCTCAAAGAAGACGATTCTGCAAACAGCAAGGGCCATCTTAAACGCCTTGGGTTATCCTGA
- the ybeY gene encoding rRNA maturation RNase YbeY translates to MLNALGYPDAELSILIVDDQQIARLNQQYLNREGPTNVIAFAMQEGPFAEISPHLLGDVVISVETAHRQAQNAGLEMLDYLDQLLIHGILHLLGYDHENDKSEAHKMEQKAREVFEFIRSQAAS, encoded by the coding sequence ATCTTAAACGCCTTGGGTTATCCTGACGCAGAGCTTTCTATTCTTATCGTTGACGATCAACAGATTGCACGCCTCAATCAACAATACCTCAACAGAGAAGGTCCCACCAATGTAATTGCATTTGCCATGCAAGAGGGGCCGTTTGCAGAGATCTCACCTCACCTTTTGGGCGATGTTGTCATTTCAGTAGAAACTGCGCACCGGCAAGCCCAAAACGCCGGTCTGGAAATGCTGGATTACCTTGACCAGCTTCTCATCCACGGCATATTGCACCTGTTGGGTTACGACCATGAAAATGACAAATCCGAAGCCCACAAGATGGAGCAGAAGGCAAGAGAGGTCTTCGAATTTATTAGATCGCAAGCAGCATCTTAA
- a CDS encoding pyridoxine 5'-phosphate synthase, with product MAGLAVKIDLVAAMRETRKSALPDPVVAALMAELAGADGIAMHLRGDRRDIQDRDVRILRQMIQSKLILEMAPTTEMVGMALDIKPDHVTLVPEKRVEFSAGGGLDLVINRDEIREIVDTLQNSGIPVGILIDPDPEQLKQAHRTNAKIVELHTGAYCEAKTSKTRHQEFLKMVDAVKLSQKLNLNIKAGHGLCYKSIKAFKGLGKIDEFSIGHSVISRAILTGMEKAVKEMIELIQAL from the coding sequence ATGGCCGGATTAGCCGTTAAAATAGACCTTGTGGCTGCCATGCGGGAGACCCGAAAAAGCGCTTTGCCAGATCCGGTAGTCGCCGCACTTATGGCCGAACTAGCCGGCGCCGATGGCATCGCCATGCACCTGCGGGGCGACCGTCGCGACATTCAGGATAGAGATGTCCGCATTCTGCGCCAAATGATTCAAAGCAAACTGATTCTGGAAATGGCACCCACCACGGAAATGGTTGGTATGGCGCTGGATATCAAACCGGATCATGTGACCTTGGTGCCCGAAAAACGAGTGGAATTCAGTGCTGGTGGCGGTCTGGACCTGGTTATAAACAGAGATGAGATCCGAGAAATCGTTGACACCCTGCAAAACAGCGGCATCCCCGTCGGTATTCTGATAGACCCTGATCCCGAACAACTCAAGCAGGCCCATCGCACCAATGCCAAAATTGTCGAACTTCATACCGGTGCTTATTGTGAGGCCAAAACATCTAAAACACGGCATCAGGAATTTTTAAAAATGGTGGACGCCGTCAAGCTATCCCAAAAACTCAATCTCAATATAAAAGCCGGACATGGCCTCTGTTACAAATCGATTAAAGCATTCAAGGGCCTGGGTAAAATTGATGAGTTCAGCATCGGTCATAGTGTTATCTCACGCGCGATATTAACGGGCATGGAAAAGGCCGTCAAGGAGATGATAGAGCTGATACAAGCCCTTTAG